In one window of Patescibacteria group bacterium DNA:
- a CDS encoding polysaccharide pyruvyl transferase family protein codes for MKIEEFLKNTNLDNSLLIGYYGGGNFGDELLLEVLLHFLKKGNFKDVKVMYLSYVSFDNYHKRVEGIKVVDIRSKLNFIYEFVKSRNIVIGGGGIWGLDFNRNVFVLSLLIFFARSIFLKKVYLVGIGYYKSTTRIGNLAAFLVGKSSNLIIARDAETFNNFKNICRETYLDQDIAFLLPGLSRDDYTDDLLKLENKFNINSKTVFITIRRFQKKHQNKYQKLIKELIKKNNGLYFVLMLLEAGSVYEDGIVAMNEIRNECHNVFIADYEYNPVALYYFFKKHRDDLLIISPQFHGQLVAHLAGVKFLPVGYDNKNFELFKILNVKKYYNINQLTLQDLQSFVDNY; via the coding sequence ATGAAAATTGAAGAATTCTTAAAAAATACAAATTTGGACAATTCGCTGCTGATTGGTTATTATGGCGGTGGTAATTTTGGCGATGAATTGCTGTTAGAGGTTCTTTTGCATTTCTTGAAAAAAGGTAATTTTAAAGATGTGAAGGTTATGTATTTGTCGTATGTGTCTTTTGATAATTACCATAAAAGAGTCGAAGGAATTAAAGTGGTCGACATTCGGTCTAAATTGAATTTTATTTATGAGTTTGTAAAATCGAGAAACATTGTTATTGGTGGGGGCGGAATTTGGGGCCTGGACTTTAATCGAAATGTTTTTGTCTTGAGTTTATTGATTTTTTTTGCTCGATCTATTTTTCTGAAAAAGGTGTACTTGGTTGGTATTGGATACTATAAATCAACAACGCGGATTGGTAATTTGGCAGCTTTTCTGGTTGGAAAGTCTAGTAATTTAATTATTGCAAGGGACGCAGAGACGTTTAACAATTTTAAGAACATTTGTCGAGAGACATATCTCGATCAAGATATCGCTTTCTTATTACCAGGTCTTAGCAGGGATGATTATACTGATGATTTATTGAAATTGGAAAATAAATTTAATATAAACAGCAAGACAGTATTTATAACAATCAGAAGATTTCAAAAAAAACATCAAAATAAATATCAGAAACTAATTAAAGAGTTGATTAAAAAAAATAATGGTCTGTATTTTGTTTTGATGTTGTTGGAGGCTGGTAGTGTTTATGAGGACGGAATTGTTGCGATGAATGAAATAAGAAACGAGTGCCATAATGTTTTTATTGCTGATTATGAATACAACCCTGTGGCTTTATATTATTTTTTTAAGAAACACAGAGATGATTTGCTGATCATTTCCCCGCAGTTTCATGGGCAACTTGTGGCACACTTGGCTGGTGTAAAATTCTTGCCAGTTGGCTATGATAATAAAAATTTTGAGCTTTTTAAGATTTTGAATGTTAAAAAATACTACAACATTAACCAACTAACCCTTCAAGATTTGCAAAGTTTTGTTGATAATTATTAA